A stretch of the Aegilops tauschii subsp. strangulata cultivar AL8/78 chromosome 4, Aet v6.0, whole genome shotgun sequence genome encodes the following:
- the LOC141021935 gene encoding uncharacterized protein, with protein sequence MRLQHTCPSTTETSRVSAKWLAQTYESLLGSDPNTSILTLIDNCNEKYGVDVPKHMAYRVKNLAVEDVLGEHKKQYSRLRDYAQTIMDTNPGSRVIVTTVTPKPTTKIPHPGPKFHAMFFCINGAREGFLSACRPFIGVDGCFIKLTTGAQILAATGRDGNNNIFPLAFGIVGQEDTANWCWFLHQLKICLGGEVGQFGPYTIMSDRQKGLLNAISQVFPNCHKRFFLRHLYANFQNAGFRGEDLKKCMDNASYAYNQYKFDIAMNDLKNESEEAWKWLSGIPARFWARHAFDTNCKTDLVVNNLSEVFNKYILDFRKKPIRTMIDGIKNKQMVRWHRNRESGKAALWEITPHYAEKLEVEKERARFCKPIQAGVNLWQVTSGQQTHAVNLALHTCGCRKWDLSGTPCNHAISAINKAKRFLEDYVCKFFKKPFYLAAYEPMIYPVPGEHDWTKTTGPDIEPPKFHVKKGRKREKRIKGRFEVPKPKESSRMATITCSNCGLQGHRYTSCSKQLKPELTLRKNKHVASRRPRNVDEARAEAAPARAQAAPARGEAAPARAQVAPRAQVAPRAGARHGAARHSRPFSAPRAAARASTSAGPTTHTGWMSYLTASGNT encoded by the exons ATGAGGCTGCAGCACACTTGCCCCAGCACTACAGAGACATCAAGGGTTAGTGCAAAGTGGCTTGCACAGACATATGAGTCCCTGCTCGGGTCTGATCCAAACACAAGTATTTTGACTCTGATTGACAACTGCAATGAGAAGTATGGTGTTGATGTGCCCAAGCACATGGCCTATAGGGTCAAAAACCTTGCTGTAGAGGATGTTTTAGGAGAGCACAAGAAACAGTATTCCAGGCTGAGGGACTATGCTCAAACAATCATGGATACAAACCCTGGGAGTAGAGTTATAGTTACAACTGTAACCCCAAAACCTACTACAAAAATACCACATCCAGGACCAAAGTTTCATGCTATGTTCTTCTGCATCAATGGAGCAAGGGAGGGCTTTCTCAGTGCATGCAGACCATTCATAG GTGTTGATGGCTGCTTTATTAAGCTCACCACTGGAGCTCAAATACTTGCTGCCACTGGCAGAGATGGCAACAACAACATTTTCCCACTGGCATTTGGTATTGTTGGACAAGAGGATACAGCAAATTGGTGTTGGTTTCTGCACCAACTGAAGATATGTCTAGGAGGAGAAGTTGGACAATTTGGTCCTTATACTATCATGTCTGATAGACAGAAG GGCCTACTAAATGCAATTTCTCAAGTATTTCCCAACTGCCACAAAAGATTTTTCCTTAGACACTTGTATGCAAACTTCCAGAATGCTGGGTTTAGGGGAGAAGATCTTAAGAAATGCATGGATAATGCTAGTTATGCTTATAACCAATACAAGTTTGACATTGCAATGAATGATCTAAAAAATGAGAGTGAGGAAGCTTGGAAGTGGCTGAGTGGAATACCTGCAAGATTCTGGGCTAGGCATGCTTTTGACACAAACTGTAAGACAGACTTGGTTGTTAACAACCTATCTGAGGTGTTCAACAAGTACATCCTTGATTTTAGGAAAAAACCTATTAGGACTATGATTGATGGTATTAAGAATAAGCAGATGGTGAGGTGGCATAGGAATAGAGAGAGTGGAAAGGCAGCTCTGTGGGAGATCACACCCCATTATGCTGAGAAGTTAGAGGTGGAAAAGGAAAGGGCCAGATTCTGTAAACCCATTCAAGCTGGTGTTAATCTATGGCAAGTAACCAGTGGGCAGCAAACACATGCTGTTAACTTGGCACTTCATACATGTGGTTGCAGAAAGTGGGACCTGAGTGGGACACCATGCAACCATGCAATATCAGCAATTAACAAGGCAAAAAGGTTTCTAGAGGACTATGTCTGTAAATTCTTCAAAAAACCATTTTACCTAGCAGCTTATGAACCAATGATATATCCTGTTCCTGGTGAACATGATTGGACAAAGACAACAGGACCAGACATAGAGCCACCTAAATTTCATGTGAAGAAGGGAAGAAAGAGAGAAAAGAGGATAAAGGGCAGATTTGAGGTTCCAAAGCCAAAGGAGAGTTCAAGAATGGCCACTATAACATGCAGCAATTGTGGGCTGCAAGGCCATAGATACACCAGCTGCAGCAAACAATTGAAACCAGAGTTGACTTTAAGAAAAAATAAGCATGTG GCATCTAGAAGACCAAGGAATGTTGATGAAGCAAGGGCAGAGGCTGCACCAGCAAGGGCACAGGCTGCACCAGCAAGAGGAGAGGCTGCACCAGCAAGAGCACAGGTTGCACCAAGAGCACAGGTTGCACCAAGAGCTGGTGCAAGGCATGGTGCTGCAAGGCATTCAAGGCCTTTCTCTGCACCAAGAGCTGCTGCTAGGGCTTCCACTTCTGCTGGCCCTACAACTCATACTGGATGGATGTCCTATTTAACTGCAAGTGGAAATACCTGA
- the LOC109731534 gene encoding uncharacterized protein: MVHEDESSDDYPSLQYMNSSDDDSMLYRIPASIEDQDYMGIETGTIVPCEQHGLPCERRVAFEGFETGRRFLACPLKEGQNCGSVQWVDPEWPPTMQNALLKLWEMYQDSKSDRRKDNLESSLTIHHLTEEKNKLEANYDKLVEDVHELLNAQEDRVLDFRYLQSKSAEDRNAEVINSVVSDMKTEMEKKEAEIFKLQGKYEVLMNLTKAQGTVIRNLKV; this comes from the exons aTGGTTCACGAGGATGAGAGCAGCGACGACTACCCCAGCCTGCAGTACATGAACTCCTCTGATGACGACAGCATGTTGTACCGG ATCCCTGCCAGCATTGAAGACCAAGACTACATGGGCATTGAGACTGGAACCATTGTTCCCTGCGAGCAGCATGGGCTGCCATGTGAGAGGCGTGTAGCCTTTGAGGGATTTGAGACGGGCAGGAGGTTTTTAGCCTGTCCTCTTAAA GAAGGTCAGAACTGTGGTTCTGTTCAATGGGTTGACCCAGAGTGGCCTCCTACAATGCAAAATGCACTGTTGAAGCTATGGGAAATGTATCAAGACAGCAAGAGTGATAGGAGGAAGGATAACCTGGAGAGTTCACTCACTATTCATCATTTgacagaagaaaaaaataaactGGAGGCCAACTATGACAAATTAGTTGAAGATGTTCATGAACTTTTGAATGCCCAAGAGGATAGGGTGCTGGATTTCAGATATTTGCAGTCTAAGAGTGCAGAGGATAGGAATGCTGAGGTGATCAACTCAGTTGTCTCAGATATGAAGACAGAGATGGAGAAGAAAGAGGCAGAGATCTTCAAGCTGCAAGGGAAGTATGAAGTCCTTATGAACCTGACAAAAGCCCAAGGCACTGTCATCAGGAACCTGAAAGTTTAA